One stretch of Leadbetterella byssophila DSM 17132 DNA includes these proteins:
- a CDS encoding efflux RND transporter permease subunit, with protein MKIADISIRRPSIVIVVFTALTLFGILSYFSLNYELLPKFSPSVVSISTVYPGASPSEVENTVTKKIEDAVASLENIKKLDATSYESLSLVVIELRSGADVDLALNDAQRKINAMLSELPDDAEAPSLNKFSFDDLPILTLSATAQMDDASFYDLIDKQVQPILSRVPGVAQVNLVGGQEREIQVNIDANKLEGYNLSILQVQQAILGANLDFPTGSIKSDNQDILVRLAGKYKNVEELRNLVIADAPSGGQIRLGDIADVQDTQKDVEKISRVNRKSSIALQVLKQSDANAVQVSQLTREILSKVEQQYAENDLKIAVANDTSEYTLKSANAVVFDLFLAIVLVAVIMLFFLHSIRNSLIVMVSIPVSLIATFIGMNLMGFSLNMMSLLGLSLVVGILVDDAIVVIENIYRHMEMGKNKVRAAYDGAKEIGFTVISITLVIVVVFLPIAMSTGIVADILREFCLVVVISVLLSLLSSFTIVPLLTSRFGKLEHIQPTNIFNRFILWFEEQLNKFTRWITSILEWALNHKLITSLVVIVMFFSSFLLVGAGYINGEFFPSSDRGEFYLQIELPKDAAIEQTNKITQEAEEYLSKKPEVANMITSVGQSSDGMVATLSPTYKAEILVKLVDKEYREDDTDVYAAKTKQELQKVLVGAKIKALPVSFIGTADQAPIELVVVGSDRDSVTAYAELALAELKKIPGSSEAKLSAESGNPEISVEVDRDKMAALGLDLSTVGATMQTAFNGNTNGKFRQGQYEYDINIRFDDYDRKNVDNVSNTVFTNKRGELIRLGQFATISESSGPSQLERRDKSTSIKVQSQAVGVPASVVVAAWQPKLDSIPKPTGVSYVWSGDIEMQNEGFGTLGIAILMSVILVYFIMVALYNSFVHPFVVLFSIPLAVIGALLALALTNNTLNIFTMLGMIMLIGLVAKNAIILVDFTNQLKAEGKSTREALILANHARLRPILMTTIAMVFGMLPIAMASGSGAESKNGLAWVIIGGLISSLFLTLIVVPVVYQLFDSLLNRLGLNKPELPIDELLTEPYDHKDVKEY; from the coding sequence ATGAAAATAGCTGATATATCCATACGGAGACCATCGATTGTGATCGTGGTCTTCACAGCACTGACCTTATTCGGTATTCTTAGTTACTTCAGTTTGAACTATGAACTTTTACCAAAGTTCTCTCCTTCTGTGGTTTCTATTAGTACTGTTTACCCAGGTGCTTCCCCCTCAGAGGTGGAAAACACGGTTACAAAAAAAATAGAGGATGCTGTAGCCTCCTTAGAAAACATTAAGAAACTAGATGCCACTTCTTACGAGAGTTTGTCTCTTGTGGTGATAGAATTACGTTCTGGAGCGGATGTAGACTTAGCCCTGAATGATGCGCAGAGAAAGATCAATGCCATGCTATCAGAACTTCCTGATGATGCAGAGGCCCCTTCTTTGAACAAGTTCTCCTTTGATGACTTACCTATCTTGACCCTTTCAGCTACGGCTCAGATGGATGATGCCTCTTTCTATGACTTGATAGATAAGCAGGTTCAGCCCATCCTTTCCCGTGTTCCGGGTGTAGCACAAGTTAACCTTGTAGGTGGACAGGAAAGAGAGATTCAGGTAAACATTGATGCCAATAAACTTGAAGGATATAACTTATCTATTCTTCAGGTACAACAAGCCATCTTAGGTGCAAACTTGGACTTCCCTACAGGTAGTATCAAGTCAGACAACCAAGACATCCTAGTCCGTCTAGCCGGTAAATACAAAAACGTAGAAGAGCTCAGAAATTTAGTGATCGCTGATGCCCCAAGCGGCGGACAAATTCGTTTGGGTGACATAGCAGACGTACAGGACACTCAAAAAGACGTTGAGAAGATTTCTCGTGTTAACAGGAAAAGTTCTATCGCTCTACAGGTATTGAAACAATCTGATGCTAACGCCGTACAAGTGAGTCAGCTGACAAGAGAAATCTTATCTAAAGTAGAACAACAATACGCAGAGAATGACTTGAAGATTGCCGTAGCGAATGATACTTCAGAGTATACTTTGAAATCAGCTAATGCGGTGGTATTTGACTTGTTCCTAGCCATTGTTTTGGTAGCTGTGATCATGTTGTTCTTCTTGCACTCTATTAGAAACTCCCTGATCGTAATGGTTTCCATTCCGGTATCCTTGATCGCTACGTTCATTGGAATGAACCTAATGGGCTTCTCGTTGAACATGATGTCCCTGTTAGGGCTCTCCTTAGTGGTGGGTATTCTTGTGGATGACGCCATAGTGGTTATCGAGAACATCTACCGTCATATGGAGATGGGTAAAAACAAGGTGAGAGCAGCTTATGACGGGGCTAAGGAGATCGGGTTTACGGTAATCTCTATCACCCTTGTAATTGTGGTGGTATTCCTACCTATCGCCATGTCAACCGGCATTGTGGCAGATATCCTTAGAGAATTCTGTTTGGTAGTAGTAATTTCAGTATTACTATCCCTATTGAGTTCATTTACTATTGTACCGCTACTTACTTCTCGTTTTGGTAAGTTGGAACATATCCAGCCAACTAACATTTTCAACCGTTTCATCTTATGGTTTGAAGAGCAGTTGAATAAGTTTACACGTTGGATTACTTCTATCCTAGAGTGGGCTTTGAATCACAAGTTAATTACTTCACTTGTCGTGATTGTGATGTTCTTCTCCTCTTTCTTATTGGTAGGTGCGGGATATATCAATGGGGAATTCTTCCCATCTTCTGATCGTGGTGAATTCTACCTTCAGATTGAACTTCCTAAGGATGCAGCTATTGAACAAACCAATAAGATCACTCAGGAGGCGGAAGAGTATTTAAGTAAAAAACCTGAGGTAGCGAATATGATTACCTCTGTAGGTCAGTCCAGTGATGGTATGGTAGCTACCTTATCTCCTACTTACAAAGCTGAGATCCTGGTGAAATTGGTAGACAAGGAGTACAGAGAGGATGATACAGATGTTTATGCTGCAAAAACTAAGCAGGAACTGCAAAAAGTTCTGGTGGGTGCAAAGATTAAGGCTCTTCCTGTATCTTTTATTGGAACAGCAGACCAGGCACCTATTGAATTAGTGGTAGTAGGATCTGACAGAGATAGTGTGACTGCGTACGCTGAACTTGCATTAGCGGAATTAAAAAAGATACCTGGTTCATCAGAAGCCAAATTATCTGCAGAAAGTGGTAATCCTGAGATATCCGTTGAAGTAGACAGAGACAAAATGGCCGCTTTAGGTCTTGACCTATCTACTGTAGGTGCTACTATGCAAACCGCATTTAACGGTAACACTAACGGCAAATTCCGTCAAGGGCAGTATGAATATGATATCAATATCCGTTTTGACGACTACGATCGTAAGAACGTAGATAACGTGAGTAATACCGTATTCACGAACAAAAGAGGCGAATTAATTCGTTTAGGACAGTTTGCCACTATTTCTGAAAGTTCAGGACCTAGCCAGCTCGAGCGTAGAGATAAAAGTACCTCTATCAAGGTTCAATCACAAGCGGTGGGTGTACCAGCCTCTGTGGTGGTTGCGGCATGGCAGCCTAAACTTGACTCTATACCAAAACCTACGGGTGTAAGTTACGTTTGGAGTGGTGATATTGAAATGCAGAATGAGGGATTTGGTACCTTAGGTATTGCCATCTTAATGTCAGTGATCTTGGTGTACTTTATCATGGTAGCCTTGTATAACAGTTTCGTTCACCCTTTTGTGGTATTGTTCTCTATTCCACTTGCGGTGATCGGTGCCTTGCTGGCATTGGCATTGACTAATAACACCCTGAACATCTTTACCATGTTAGGTATGATCATGTTAATTGGTTTGGTGGCGAAAAACGCCATTATCCTCGTTGACTTTACTAACCAATTGAAAGCTGAAGGCAAGTCAACCAGAGAAGCATTAATCCTAGCTAACCATGCTCGTCTAAGACCTATCTTGATGACAACTATTGCCATGGTATTTGGTATGTTACCTATTGCAATGGCCTCAGGTAGTGGTGCAGAATCTAAAAACGGTCTAGCCTGGGTTATTATTGGTGGTTTGATCAGTTCCTTGTTCCTGACTTTAATTGTGGTGCCTGTGGTTTATCAATTATTCGACAGTCTCCTTAATCGTCTAGGCTTGAACAAACCAGAACTACCTATAGATGAATTACTTACAGAGCCTTATGACCATAAGGATGTAAAAGAATACTAA
- a CDS encoding efflux RND transporter periplasmic adaptor subunit, whose amino-acid sequence MKRIIITILVLVGFGAAIGYILNKNKKENQAKVEVVNAADGAVLVKLGTATVKAIDLDFTANGNFVPNQDLEFMSEVAGRITSIRVKEGDRVAKGQLLATVEDKYLSLDLQNANEQYQKLLNDKTRLENALKTGGVTQAQVDEINLAVKNAKIGIEQIQKRIGDVNIKAPISGIINKKHIELGSYATPGTKLFDIVDISSLKLNVNVNEKQVVQLKKGDKVDITIPVFPDKTFTGTVSFISVKSDASLNFPIEIKLNPTGANEVKSGMYASAHFNFEKTAPILTVPRTAFIGSVKNGKVYVVNPGQNTVTLTTVTAGSIFGDEVEILAGLTEGQQVVIAGQINLQDGAKIEIQK is encoded by the coding sequence ATGAAACGAATTATTATTACCATACTCGTTCTCGTAGGTTTTGGAGCAGCCATAGGATACATCTTAAACAAAAACAAAAAGGAGAACCAAGCAAAAGTTGAAGTAGTAAACGCTGCTGATGGAGCTGTATTAGTTAAATTAGGTACAGCTACTGTAAAAGCAATAGACCTAGACTTCACTGCCAACGGTAATTTTGTACCTAATCAAGACCTGGAATTCATGTCAGAGGTAGCAGGTAGAATTACTTCTATCCGTGTTAAAGAAGGTGATAGAGTAGCAAAAGGCCAACTGCTAGCTACGGTTGAAGACAAGTACCTTTCCCTAGATCTACAAAATGCAAATGAGCAGTATCAAAAGCTATTGAACGACAAAACTCGCTTGGAAAATGCATTGAAAACAGGTGGAGTTACTCAGGCTCAAGTAGACGAAATCAACCTAGCTGTGAAGAATGCTAAAATAGGTATTGAGCAAATTCAAAAGAGAATCGGAGACGTGAACATAAAAGCTCCCATTTCTGGCATCATCAATAAAAAACATATTGAATTAGGTTCATACGCTACTCCGGGTACTAAACTATTTGATATCGTAGATATTTCATCTTTGAAATTGAACGTAAACGTAAATGAAAAGCAAGTAGTACAATTGAAGAAAGGGGACAAAGTAGACATTACTATTCCTGTCTTCCCTGACAAAACCTTCACCGGTACAGTTTCATTTATTTCTGTAAAGTCTGATGCTTCCTTAAACTTCCCTATTGAAATCAAGTTAAACCCTACAGGTGCTAACGAGGTTAAGTCAGGGATGTATGCATCAGCGCACTTTAACTTTGAAAAAACTGCGCCTATCTTAACTGTTCCTAGAACCGCTTTCATAGGAAGTGTTAAGAACGGTAAAGTGTATGTAGTAAATCCGGGACAAAACACCGTTACACTTACTACAGTAACTGCAGGTTCCATCTTCGGAGACGAAGTAGAAATATTAGCCGGCCTTACAGAAGGTCAACAAGTAGTTATAGCAGGTCAAATCAACTTGCAAGACGGAGCTAAAATTGAAATCCAGAAATAA
- a CDS encoding TolC family protein, producing MKSKIFVTGVLLFFGALRTHAQTVITLQDALKYALANSEAIKKAQYDIENGLNVVKETRAGAKPQVNATSTVTLNPVVQQFVLPAEAFGGTPGEFIAIKAGQTWNGMTQVQVSQQLYNQQLFTGLKAAKGSAEFYSLMKELSEENVVQQVATNYYQVLVNQHKLGLIEDNLERVKKLESVLQGLVDNGLGKKIDVDRVKVNKVNLETQKTQLLNAIDLQKNVLKYSMSMPISEPIELHTEDLQKLETLAASLNISPEVDVESLLNIKVLRKQEELLGLNRDAMRADFYPRASLSGQWIQNTQSNKFNLYTGNALNYSMLNFTLNINIPIYDGGAKRARLDQAKVDLLKQKEEIKGTSNALKMAYESAKIQMKNSLESIHNQKANLELAQEVYDNINNNYRLGLANLTDLLNAEAELTSTQNAYSDALLQFKVAEIELMKARGEIKNLAIN from the coding sequence ATGAAATCAAAAATTTTTGTAACGGGAGTGCTACTCTTCTTCGGGGCACTTCGAACACATGCTCAGACTGTCATCACTTTGCAAGATGCATTAAAATATGCATTGGCAAACAGTGAAGCCATCAAGAAGGCTCAGTATGACATAGAAAATGGTCTAAATGTAGTAAAAGAGACCAGAGCCGGCGCCAAACCACAAGTGAATGCCACTTCCACAGTTACCTTAAACCCGGTAGTACAACAATTCGTATTACCTGCAGAAGCTTTTGGTGGAACTCCTGGTGAGTTTATTGCTATTAAAGCAGGACAAACCTGGAACGGTATGACTCAGGTCCAAGTGAGCCAACAGTTATACAACCAGCAGCTATTTACAGGTTTGAAAGCTGCGAAAGGTTCTGCTGAGTTTTATAGTTTGATGAAAGAACTCAGTGAAGAGAATGTAGTACAACAAGTAGCCACAAACTATTACCAAGTCCTTGTCAATCAACATAAGTTAGGTTTGATTGAAGATAACCTGGAAAGAGTAAAGAAATTAGAATCTGTTTTACAAGGTCTTGTAGACAATGGCCTGGGCAAAAAGATTGACGTGGATAGAGTTAAAGTAAACAAAGTCAATCTGGAAACCCAGAAGACTCAGTTGCTTAATGCTATTGACCTTCAGAAAAACGTATTGAAATACTCTATGTCCATGCCTATTTCAGAACCTATAGAACTGCATACAGAGGATCTGCAGAAGTTGGAAACACTAGCAGCATCTCTGAACATCAGTCCGGAAGTGGATGTGGAATCACTATTAAATATCAAGGTTTTAAGAAAGCAGGAAGAGTTATTAGGATTAAATAGAGATGCTATGCGTGCTGATTTCTATCCTCGCGCTTCCTTAAGCGGTCAATGGATTCAGAATACACAGTCGAATAAATTCAATCTTTATACCGGCAATGCCCTGAATTATAGTATGCTGAACTTCACCTTGAATATCAACATTCCGATTTATGATGGTGGTGCCAAAAGAGCGAGATTAGATCAGGCTAAAGTTGACCTTCTTAAACAAAAAGAAGAAATCAAGGGCACAAGTAATGCTTTAAAAATGGCATACGAGAGTGCGAAGATCCAAATGAAGAATAGTTTGGAATCTATACATAATCAGAAAGCCAACTTAGAACTTGCGCAAGAAGTCTACGATAACATTAACAATAATTATCGATTGGGTCTAGCAAATTTAACGGACCTACTGAATGCAGAAGCTGAGTTAACCAGTACTCAAAATGCATACAGTGATGCCTTATTACAATTTAAAGTAGCTGAAATAGAATTGATGAAAGCCAGAGGTGAAATCAAAAACCTGGCGATAAACTAA
- a CDS encoding LytR/AlgR family response regulator transcription factor encodes MKVIIIEDEKLTAEDLADAITRVEPGAEIIASLSSVNEALEYFKHPLEADLIFSDIQLGDGLSFEIFRDRKSDIPVIFCTAYDEYALNAFKTNGIHYILKPFSVTTIKEAIDKYKSLQKALAPTNHHIEAILSSLDHRPKVTSVLVHYKDQIIPVSEKEIALACIRNETTLLKTFDQKSYFLTKTLDDLESKLGTRFFRANRQYLVNRSAVKSVENYGARKLAIILTIPHDETITVSKEKHTPLMNWLEATY; translated from the coding sequence ATGAAGGTTATCATCATAGAAGACGAAAAACTTACGGCTGAAGACTTAGCGGATGCCATAACAAGAGTAGAACCGGGAGCTGAGATCATAGCTTCTTTAAGTTCTGTTAATGAAGCATTGGAATATTTTAAGCATCCCTTGGAAGCTGATTTGATATTCTCTGATATCCAATTAGGTGATGGCTTGAGTTTTGAGATCTTCCGCGACAGAAAATCAGACATACCTGTGATATTTTGTACTGCCTATGATGAATATGCCCTTAACGCATTTAAGACAAATGGTATACATTACATTTTAAAGCCCTTTTCAGTCACCACTATTAAAGAGGCTATAGATAAATACAAAAGCCTACAGAAGGCTTTGGCACCCACCAATCATCATATTGAAGCCATCTTAAGCTCATTAGACCATAGACCCAAAGTTACTTCTGTACTGGTACACTACAAGGATCAGATCATACCAGTATCAGAGAAAGAGATAGCTTTGGCTTGTATACGAAATGAAACTACTTTATTGAAGACTTTTGATCAGAAATCTTATTTTTTGACCAAAACTTTAGACGATCTGGAAAGTAAATTAGGGACCAGATTCTTTAGAGCAAACCGCCAATATTTGGTCAATAGAAGTGCGGTAAAATCCGTAGAAAACTATGGAGCGCGAAAGTTGGCCATAATCCTTACTATTCCCCACGATGAAACCATCACGGTGAGCAAGGAGAAACATACACCATTGATGAATTGGTTAGAAGCAACCTACTGA
- a CDS encoding sensor histidine kinase, protein MLKSFYKQSSLNHSFITINDKRQYLCGLIVTALVFFASHFFTLFLIDCGIVSPAFLKSKINSLGPWLYFFLLLLSTIAYTVVYFLHNFIILQDLKVKVDLENSELRTRNAETANQLLRQQIQPHFLFNALNVLKSLIRKYPDTAEEYLISLSDFLRASVNQNKKALVSLEEELKTCKDYMEMQKIRFGEALRYIVDIPENVKGYLPVFSLQPLLENAIKHNELTNSSPLEIRICHSGDWIEVKNNLKPKRSISESTGNGLSNLAERYKLLTGDQIHIEECDQYFSVKIKLLSKENPTSIA, encoded by the coding sequence ATGCTTAAGAGCTTTTACAAGCAAAGCAGCTTGAACCACAGCTTTATTACCATCAATGACAAAAGACAGTACCTCTGTGGTTTAATAGTAACTGCTCTTGTATTCTTTGCTTCTCACTTTTTCACTTTGTTTTTAATTGATTGTGGTATAGTTTCTCCTGCTTTCTTAAAGAGTAAGATCAATAGCTTGGGCCCTTGGCTCTATTTTTTCTTGCTTTTATTGAGCACGATAGCTTATACAGTAGTATATTTCTTACATAATTTCATTATCCTACAGGATCTTAAGGTCAAAGTAGATCTGGAAAATTCTGAGTTAAGAACCAGAAATGCGGAGACTGCTAATCAGCTTCTTCGCCAACAGATTCAGCCTCACTTCCTGTTTAATGCATTGAATGTATTGAAGTCTTTGATTAGAAAATATCCGGATACAGCAGAAGAGTATTTGATCAGTTTGTCTGATTTCCTTAGAGCTTCCGTAAATCAAAACAAGAAGGCTTTGGTAAGTTTGGAGGAGGAGTTGAAAACTTGCAAGGATTATATGGAGATGCAGAAAATCCGTTTCGGGGAAGCTCTTCGCTACATCGTAGATATACCCGAAAATGTGAAAGGATATTTGCCTGTTTTTTCTTTACAACCCCTATTGGAAAATGCCATAAAGCATAATGAACTGACGAATTCCTCTCCATTGGAGATTCGAATCTGTCATTCGGGGGATTGGATAGAGGTTAAAAATAATCTGAAGCCTAAAAGATCCATCTCTGAATCTACCGGAAATGGTCTAAGTAATTTAGCTGAGAGATACAAACTCCTTACCGGAGACCAGATTCACATTGAAGAATGTGATCAATATTTTAGTGTAAAAATCAAGTTGTTATCCAAAGAGAATCCCACCTCAATAGCATGA
- a CDS encoding M16 family metallopeptidase yields MRAILTFLLLGLSILLKAQKFPLDKALPMDPEVKVGTLPNGLKYFIRKNTEPKNRAELRLAVKIGSIVETEEQRGLAHFMEHMNFNGTKNFPKNNLVQFLEKSGIKFGADINAYTSFDETVYQLPVPTDSLALLEKYFSVLADWSGNATLDPEEIDKERGVVLEEARLHKGASQRIQEKLLPVLLGGSHYANRLPIGLESVIQTAPYTEFQRFKEDWYRPDLQAVVAVGDFDPNVIENMIKKYFSEFKNPKNAKPRTKFKVPLREGTQVVVVKDKEQPYTIAQLYYLHKQKKEMTGKDRREAIVRTLFNVMMSMRFSELQKSANPPFQFGSTNYSSFLADLDALSSIVVAKGNDLEGAIKAVMQENARAGKFGFTATELERAKMSYKSSMEKMYAEKDKTSSINFVEELVEAFLNDLVMTNIAFDKEFLDQYLADISLEEVNKFTNEVFSSKGKVLAVIGPETAELPEEGILKEWVSADQQNVQAYVDDVVDVPLVQNLSNAGKYVAQKEIKEIGVTELELDNGVKVVLKPTTFKNDEILIRASRWGGTSLYDDIDHPAFASFVASNSGNGPLNNKQLSKFLSGKVVNVSVSVGQLSESVSASSTRKDLETALQMIYNKFTNQNLDAEAVSGALANQIEILKNIEATPTPEKVYDDTLQAVLSQNHPRRAPMTSDRVAKIDAEKALAIYKERFSNANGFVFVLVGAFEVEEIKPLLAQYLGSLPSNGKLSTFRDLGITPPEKKMNVVVKKGKEDKATVTLVYNGTYEGKVEEERVLNALGEILQMRLTEELRENEGGAYSPYATINYSRWPTPRYQGVISFGCAPVNVEKLVAICKSEVEKLVKEGAQEDDIQKYVNNEKLNFETYLQRNAFWASTLLSKYQKGEDVKGILHENDYLKELSTSSTKAAAKKFLSDDRWVQVTLLPEE; encoded by the coding sequence ATGAGAGCTATACTAACCTTCTTACTATTAGGACTATCCATACTTCTAAAAGCACAAAAATTCCCCTTAGATAAAGCCTTGCCTATGGACCCCGAAGTTAAAGTAGGGACTCTACCAAACGGCTTAAAATATTTCATCAGAAAGAATACGGAACCCAAAAATAGAGCGGAACTGCGTTTGGCAGTGAAGATAGGTTCTATTGTAGAAACCGAAGAGCAGAGGGGTTTAGCCCATTTCATGGAACACATGAACTTCAATGGAACTAAGAATTTCCCCAAGAATAATCTGGTGCAGTTTCTGGAAAAAAGCGGGATCAAGTTTGGAGCAGATATTAACGCATATACCAGCTTTGATGAAACCGTATATCAGTTGCCAGTTCCAACAGACTCTTTGGCACTTCTTGAAAAATATTTTTCAGTATTAGCTGACTGGTCAGGGAATGCTACCTTGGACCCCGAAGAGATAGACAAAGAAAGAGGGGTAGTATTAGAAGAAGCAAGATTACATAAAGGTGCTTCTCAAAGAATCCAAGAAAAGCTTTTACCTGTTCTTTTAGGTGGATCACATTATGCTAATCGACTTCCCATAGGTTTAGAATCCGTCATACAAACCGCTCCATACACTGAATTTCAAAGATTTAAAGAGGACTGGTACAGACCTGATCTGCAGGCGGTAGTGGCTGTAGGGGATTTTGATCCTAACGTCATTGAGAATATGATTAAAAAATATTTCTCGGAATTTAAAAATCCTAAAAATGCCAAGCCAAGAACTAAATTCAAGGTTCCTCTTAGAGAGGGTACTCAGGTAGTAGTTGTGAAAGACAAGGAACAACCCTATACCATAGCGCAACTATATTATTTGCATAAGCAGAAAAAGGAAATGACCGGGAAGGATAGGAGAGAAGCTATAGTAAGGACTCTATTCAATGTGATGATGAGCATGCGTTTCTCCGAGCTACAAAAGAGTGCAAATCCTCCATTTCAATTTGGTAGTACAAATTACTCCTCTTTCCTAGCAGATTTGGATGCTTTGAGCTCCATAGTGGTAGCCAAAGGGAATGACCTGGAAGGAGCCATTAAGGCAGTGATGCAAGAAAACGCAAGAGCCGGAAAGTTTGGATTTACGGCTACGGAATTAGAAAGAGCAAAAATGTCCTACAAAAGCAGCATGGAAAAAATGTACGCTGAGAAAGATAAAACCTCTTCTATCAACTTTGTAGAAGAATTAGTAGAAGCCTTTCTGAACGATCTGGTCATGACAAACATAGCTTTTGATAAGGAGTTTTTAGATCAATATCTGGCAGATATTTCTTTAGAAGAGGTTAATAAATTCACGAATGAAGTTTTTTCTTCCAAAGGGAAGGTTCTTGCCGTAATCGGTCCTGAAACGGCAGAGCTTCCGGAAGAAGGGATTCTCAAAGAATGGGTAAGTGCTGACCAGCAGAATGTCCAAGCCTATGTAGATGATGTGGTGGATGTGCCTTTGGTACAAAACCTTTCAAATGCCGGGAAATATGTAGCTCAAAAAGAGATTAAGGAAATAGGGGTTACGGAATTAGAGTTAGATAACGGGGTGAAGGTGGTGCTAAAACCCACTACGTTCAAGAATGATGAGATTCTTATCAGGGCAAGCAGATGGGGAGGAACCTCTTTATATGACGATATTGACCATCCGGCTTTTGCTAGTTTTGTGGCATCTAACAGCGGAAACGGACCACTGAACAATAAGCAGTTGAGCAAGTTCTTATCCGGTAAAGTAGTGAATGTTTCTGTAAGTGTAGGTCAACTGAGTGAAAGCGTTTCCGCATCCAGCACAAGGAAGGATTTAGAAACGGCACTTCAAATGATCTACAATAAGTTTACAAATCAAAATCTTGACGCGGAAGCTGTTTCAGGTGCCTTAGCGAATCAAATAGAGATCTTGAAAAATATAGAAGCTACACCCACGCCTGAAAAAGTATATGATGATACCTTGCAGGCCGTATTATCTCAAAATCATCCCCGAAGAGCACCTATGACCTCAGATAGGGTGGCAAAGATCGATGCTGAAAAGGCTTTAGCCATCTACAAGGAAAGATTCTCAAATGCAAACGGATTCGTCTTCGTTCTGGTGGGCGCATTTGAAGTAGAAGAAATCAAACCTCTGTTAGCTCAATACTTAGGAAGTTTACCCAGCAACGGTAAATTATCTACTTTCAGAGATTTAGGAATTACTCCTCCTGAAAAGAAGATGAATGTGGTGGTTAAGAAGGGGAAAGAAGATAAGGCTACTGTCACCCTGGTTTATAATGGTACTTACGAAGGTAAAGTAGAAGAAGAGAGGGTTTTAAATGCGCTAGGTGAAATCCTTCAGATGCGACTAACAGAAGAGTTAAGAGAAAATGAAGGTGGAGCATATTCTCCGTACGCTACGATCAATTATAGCAGATGGCCTACACCTAGGTACCAGGGGGTTATCAGTTTTGGATGTGCGCCTGTGAATGTAGAGAAATTAGTTGCCATCTGTAAAAGTGAAGTAGAGAAGTTAGTGAAGGAAGGTGCTCAAGAAGATGATATCCAAAAGTATGTGAATAACGAGAAGTTGAACTTTGAGACCTATCTCCAAAGGAATGCCTTCTGGGCCTCTACTCTTTTAAGCAAATATCAAAAGGGAGAAGATGTAAAAGGTATACTCCATGAAAATGATTATCTGAAGGAGCTTAGCACATCCAGTACAAAGGCAGCTGCTAAGAAATTTTTGTCTGATGATCGCTGGGTACAGGTAACCCTTTTACCTGAAGAATGA
- a CDS encoding thioredoxin family protein, with translation MALTPSNMLNLGTVAPDFSLIDTRTAKITSLSDCKGAMGTLVMFICNHCPYVIHVMPEIMKVRQDYPQVGFVAISSNDVVSYPQDGPDKMREFAKEWNMDFPYLFDETQQVAKAYDAACTPDFYLFNAEDKLVYRGRLDESRPRTEDPKPLTGKDLRGAINALLAGEPLSEIQFPSMGCNIKWKV, from the coding sequence ATGGCACTTACACCTTCTAATATGCTTAATCTGGGTACAGTTGCCCCGGATTTTTCGCTCATTGACACCAGGACGGCTAAGATTACTTCCTTATCTGACTGTAAAGGAGCTATGGGAACCTTAGTGATGTTCATTTGTAATCATTGCCCATACGTAATCCATGTTATGCCTGAAATCATGAAGGTGAGGCAGGATTATCCGCAAGTAGGATTTGTGGCCATTAGTTCTAATGATGTAGTGTCCTATCCACAGGACGGTCCGGATAAGATGAGAGAGTTTGCCAAGGAATGGAATATGGATTTTCCTTATCTTTTTGATGAGACACAGCAAGTAGCTAAAGCCTACGATGCTGCCTGCACTCCAGACTTTTACTTGTTTAACGCAGAGGATAAGTTAGTATATAGGGGAAGATTAGATGAGTCTAGGCCTAGAACGGAGGATCCAAAACCTTTGACCGGAAAAGATCTGAGAGGGGCTATAAATGCCTTGCTGGCAGGTGAACCCCTCTCAGAGATTCAATTCCCTAGTATGGGATGCAATATCAAATGGAAGGTTTAG